A single Corvus hawaiiensis isolate bCorHaw1 chromosome 24, bCorHaw1.pri.cur, whole genome shotgun sequence DNA region contains:
- the OPTC gene encoding opticin, with the protein MCPLGWLGVASMCLGTLWAVPAQERRKAEKPKADLTLYENLDLDNYDLTLDNYGEILDLSNYEELYDYGDVAPKIEVGTLAPRPKDPKSLPDRGETTAGTPKLQPPSGAGPVPPAPIPRQGLPSCLLCLCLGTSVYCDDADLEHIPALPPDTTYLYARFNRIGAVRASDFSGLEKLRRIDLSSNSISRADADAFRLLPSLQELLLPENRLTALPELPRSIVRLDARLNRIPSAGLRPEAFRDLKQLQFLHLSDNQLDFIPVPLPESLRSLHLQNNNIQTMHEDTFCDSQDQGQIRRALEDIRLDGNPINLSLFPNAFFCLPRLPTGRFS; encoded by the exons ATGTGtcccctgggctggctgggcgTGGCCAGCATGTgcctggggacactttgggctgtcccagcccaggagaggaggaaggcgGAGAAGCCCAAAGCTGATCTGACCCTCTACGAAAACCTGGATTTGGACAACTACGACCTGACCTTGGATAACTACGGCGAGATCCTGGACCTGAGCAACTACGAGGAGCTCTACGACTACGGGGACGTTGCCCCGAAG ATCGAGGTTGGCACCTTGGCTCCTCGCCCCAAGGACCCCAAAAGCCTCCCAGACCGGGGTGAAACCACGGCTGGAACCCCAAAACTGCAGCCCCCGAGCGGTGCTGGCCCCGTTCCCCCAGCACCCATCCCCAGGCAGG ggctgcccagctgcctgctctgcctgtgcctcgGCACCTCCGTGTACTGCGACGACGCCGACCTGGAGCACATCCCGGCGCTGCCCCCGGACACCACGTACCTGTACGCCCGCTTCAACCGCATCGGTGCCGTCCGGGCCAGCGACTTCAGCGGGCTCG AGAAGCTGAGGCGCATCGACCTGAGCAGCAATTCCATCTCGCGGGCGGACGCGGACGCGTTCcggctgctgcccagcctgcaggagctgctgctgcccgagAACCGCCTGACGGCGCTGCCCGAGCTGCCCCGCAGCATCGTCCGCCTGGACGCCCGCCTCAACCGCATCCCCAGCGCCGGGCTGCGCCCCGAGGCTTTCCGG GACCTGAAGCAGCTGCAGTTCCTCCATCTCTCCGATAATCAGCTGGATTTCATCCCGGTGCCCCTTCCCGAGAGCCTGCGCTCGCTGCACctccag AACAACAACATCCAGACGATGCACGAGGACACGTTCTGTGACAGCCAGGACCAGGGGCAGATCCGCCGGGCGCTCGAGGACATCCGCCTGGACGGGAACCCCATCAACCTCAGCCTCTTCCCCAACGCCTTCTTCTGCCTGCCCCGCCTGCCCACGGGCCGCTTCTCCTGA